The Mesorhizobium sp. AR10 genome includes the window AGGCCCTTGGTCTTGAGCGCGAGCAGGCCTTGCACGACGCCCTTGCCGGCCGCGTGGGTCGGCTGGTTGATGTGGGCGATGATGACGTCGCCATCCTTGGCGGCGGCGATGCGACGCGCCGTTTCCTTGGCGCCGAGCAACGAACCGCCATCGCCGTTTACCGAGAAGCCGGCAATCTTGAAGCCGAGCTTGCGTATCATGGCGATCGCCGACGGGCTGTATTCGGCGGTGGCGCCGCGAAACCATCTTGGCGCCGGCTCGCCGGTCCCCGTGAGAGCTGCCGCACCCGATTCGACTTCCGCCAGCACGGCACTGGGACTGCCGGCGCTGCGGATGCCGTAGATTTTCTGCGGTGTGTCGACGGCCGGGACATGATGGCCGCCATGGTTTTCCAGTTCGAACAGATCGGGATGCGCCCGCATGATCTCGACGGCGGCGGCGTTGCGCTTCAGCCAGATGCCGGTGACGAAAATCGTGGCGGGGATTTTGTTTTCCACGAGCGCCGAAAGGATCCTCGTGTCGGTCTGACCGCCGCAGGCATCGAGCGTGAGGGCAACACGGCCACTGCCTGCCTCCGGCTTGATGTGCAGCGTCGGCTCGACAAGCGGCGTGGCATGAGTTGAAGACACAGCCCATATCGACATGACGATGGCGCAAAGGTGCTTTTGGAACAGGCGCATGTTTGGTCTCCAGACCGGCAGGTCATTGCTGGTCACCCCGAGACCCGCAACAAGGCGGAAATCGGGATGGCGCGCACGCAAAAAGCGGCCGCCGCGACAATCTGCCTCCCGCGCCCACATCGGCGGGCGTCACGTCAGATTGCATGCTTCACGTCCATTTGTGTTCGCGACAGGATTTCACGCACCGCAGCGACGACGGGTTCGACCTCCAGGCGCCAGACGCAGCAAGCCTTGCTGGGGTCCGGCCAACGGCACAAGTCGCTCGCCACGCAGTCGCATGGCATGGCGGGTTGCAGGGCAATGCTGGGCACACCCACGGGACCCCAACTGGTTGGGCTGGTCAGGCCGAAGAGACCGACAACCGGGGTTCCCGCAGCCGCCGCCATGTGCATGGGGCCGCTCTCGTTTCCGAGAAACAGCCGCGCCTGTTTCAACAGCGCCAACAGCGTTTCCAGCGACAACGCCCCGACGAGATCGACGACCGGCGACACGGTCCTGGCGACAATCTGTTCGGCTGGCTTGCGCTCATCCGGTCCACCGACAAGCACGAAGTCCAATCCGGTCTCCCGTGAAATCTCGTCAATCGCAGCTGCAAAGCGTTCCGGCTGCCATCGCCGCCCCCGGAAGCTCGCTCCGGCATGCACCGCGATGAAGGCGTTTCGCCTCAGATGGTGTTTGCTCAGCAATGCCAGGGCTCTTGCCGTTTCCAGCGGCAGCGGTCGAATGAACGGCGCTCGCACGCGCAGATCCACGCCGAGCGCCTCGAGCGGCGAAAGGTAGCGATAGAGATAGTGTCGTTCGCCGAATCCAAACGGCTTGGCCGGGAGATTGGCTGGCTGACGCTCCAGCCAGCGCAAGGGCCTTTCGGGAGGGTCGAAGCCCACCCGGGTCTTGGCATTGACGAGGCCGGCGATGATCCGCGAGGTCTTTGAATCGGTCAGGTCGATCGTCAGATCAAAGCGAAACGAGCGCAGCTTGCGCACCATGGCATAGAGCTCGCTCCCTCGCTCTAGCGGGCTGCCACGCATGCGGGCGCGCCTGAAGGTGACGACGTCCGAGGCGATGCCATGAGCGATCACGAAATTCGCCAGGCGGGCCTCACAAAGAAAGACGATCCTGGCGCCGGGGTATTCGAGCTGCAGGTTTTTCGAGAGCGCGGAGGCGAGAACGATATCGCCGATGAATTTTGTCTGAAGGATCAGGATCGAACGGAAGGTTGTGGACGAAATCTGTAACATCTGTTTCTGGGCACCGGGCGGGTTCGGGGCCGCAAAATTGGGCAGAAACGTTGTCGGGATTGCGTGCTGTCAGGCGCACAATCGCGTGAATTTGCTTACAAAACTGTAATCTTTGACCTGGATGGCTCGGCCGTTGCCGGCGGTCGCGCTTGACTCGAACCGAAGTTCGGATCGCGCGCGAATCGAAGCGCTACAGCGTCTTTTGCGCGTCCGCCTTCGCAGCTTGCACCGCGGCTTGCGCGGCGGCCAGCCTGGCGATCGGCACGCGGTAGGGCGAGCACGACACGTAGTCGAGGCCGACCTCCTCACAAAAGCGGATCGACGCCGGGTCGCCGCCATGTTCGCCGCAAATGCCAAGCTTGATGTCCGGCCGCGTCGCGCGGCCTTTTTGCGCCGCCATGCGCACCAGTTCGCCGACGCCCTCTATGTCGAGCGACACGAACGGATCCTGTTCGATGATGCCCTTTTGCCGGTAGGTCTCCAGGAACGAAGCCGCATCGTCACGCGAGATGCCGAAGGTGGTCTGGGTCAGATCGTTGGTGCCGAAGGAGAAGAATTCGGCCGACTCGGCGATAACATGGGCGCGGATGGCCGCGCGGGGAAGCTCAATCATGGTACCCGTGAGATAGTCGATCTTGACACCGGTTTCCTCCATCACGCTTTTGGCGACGGCATCGATGCGTGCCTTGACGTAATCGAGTTCCTTCTCCAGGCCGACCAGCGGCACCATGATCTCGGGAACCACCAGAGCGCCGGCCTTCTTGCCGGCCTCGACGGCGGCCTCGAAAATGGCACGCGCCTGCATCTCGGCGATTTCGGGATAGGAAACGGCAAGCCGGCAGCCGCGATGGCCAAGCATCGGGTTGAACTCGTGCAAAGCCTCGGTGCGCTGCCTGAGCTTGTCGGGCGACACGTTCATGGCGGCCGCCACCTCGGCCACCTCTTCCTCGGTCTTGGGCAGGAATTCGTGCAGCGGCGGATCGAGCAGACGGATCGTCACCGGCAGGCCGGCCATGATCTCGAACAGTTCGAGGAAATCGGAGCGCTGCATCGGCAACAGCTTGGCAAGCGCGGTGCGGCGGTCCTTTTCGGTGTCGGCCAGGATCATCTCGCGCATGGCAACGATGCGGTCGCCGTCGAAGAACATGTGCTCGGTCCGGCAAAGTCCGATGCCTTCGGCGCCGAAGGAACGCGCCATGCGCGCATCGAGCGGCGTTTCGGCGTTGGTGCGCACCTTCATGCGGCGCACGGCATCGGCCCATTCCATGATGGCGGCGAAGTCACCGGAAAGTTCCGGCTGCAGCATCGACACGGCGCCCTTCAGCACCTGGCCGTTACTGCCATCGATGGTGATGATGTCGCCCTTGCGGAACGTCGATCCCATCGCCATCAGCGTACCGGCCTTGTAGTCGACGCGCAGCGAGCCGGCCCCCGACACGCAAGGCTTGCCCATGCCGCGCGCCACCACCGCGGCGTGGCTGGTCATGCCGCCACGCGTCGTCAGGATGCCTTCCGAAGCATGCATGCCGTGGATGTCCTCCGGACTGGTTTCTATGCGCACCAGGATCGCCTTGCGGCCTTGCGTTTTCAGCTCCTCGGCATCACCGGAAGAGAAAACAATCTCGCCGGTGGCAGCACCCGGAGAGGCCGGCAGGCCGATTCCGATGACATCGCGCGCGGCCTTCGGATCGATCGTCGGATGCAGCAACTGGTCGAGCGAGGCCGGGTCGATGCGGGCGACCGCCTCCTCCTTCGTAATCAGCTTGTCCCTCGCCATTTCGACGGCGATCTTGAGCGCCGCCTTGGCGGTGCGCTTGCCGGACCGCGTCTGCAACATCCACAATTTGCCGCGCTCGATGGTGAATTCGAGATCCTGCATGTCGCGGTAATGCTGCTCCAGCCGGTCGGAGATGGTGACGAAGGACTGGAACGCATCCGGCATCAGCTTCTGCAGCGACGGCTTGTCGGAGCCGGCGGCAATGCGCGCCGCCTCGGTGATGTTCTGCGGTGTACGGATGCCGGCTACGACATCCTCGCCCTGGGCGTTTACCAGGAACTCGCCATAGAGCATCTTTTCGCCGGTCGACGGATTGCGGGTGAAAGCGACGCCGGTGGCCGAGGTATCGCCCATATTGCCGAACACCATGGCCTGGACATTGACCGCGGTGCCCCAGCTTTCGGGAATGTCGTGCAGGCGCCGGTAGGTGATGGCGCGGTTGTTCATCCAGCTCGAAAACACGGCGCCGATCGCGCCCCAGAGCTGCTCGTGCGGATCCTGCGGAAACGGCTTGCCGAGCTCCTCCTCGACCTTGGCCTTGTAGAGCGCAATGACGCCCTGCCATTCGATGGCCGTCAGTTCGGTATCGAGTTCGTGGCCGAGCCCACCCTTCTGGTCTTCGAGGATTTCCTCGAACACCTCGTGGTCAAGGCCCATGACGACATCGGAATACATCTGGATGAAACGGCGGTAGCTGTCATAGGCAAAGCGGGCGTCGCCTGAATCGGCGGCCAGCGCCTCGACAGTCTCGTCGTTCAGGCCGAGATTGAGCACGGTGTCCATCATGCCCGGCATCGAGGCACGGGCGCCGGAGCGCACCGACACCAAAAGCAATTTCGACGGATCGCCGAAACGGCGTCCGGTCAGCCGGCCGATATGGTCGAGTGCGACCGCGACATCGGCTTCCAGGGGCGCCGGGTAGGCGCGGGCATTGGCGTAGTAGGCGTTGCAGACCTCGGTGGTGATGGTGAAACCCGGCGGCACAGGCAGGCCCAGGCTGCACATCTCGGCCAGATTGGCGCCCTTGCCACCCAGCAGGTTCCTGTCGCCGGCGCGACCTTCCGCCGCGCCATCGCCGAAGGTGTAAACCCATTTGGTCATGCGTGCTCTCCGGTTGCAGGAGATTGGAGGATTGGAGCGTTTCGCCCGTGGTCCGACCGAGCGATATGATGCTGCACTGCGAAAGGCAAGGCGTCGGCAAAGCCAGCCGGCCTCTACAATCGATTAAGCAAAAGCTGCGTCAAAAAGACTTGCGACATTGGAGGTAACGGAATAGAACATAACAAGAACACTATATGGAGTGGCGTTATGAAACTGACTGGAAAACTCGATTATCTGGAACTGCCGGCTACAGGCGGCACGCTGGACACGCTGAAAGCTTTCTACAGTGCCGCCTTTTCCTGGTCGTTCACCGACTACGGGCCGACCTATTCGGCCTTTGCCGAAGGGCTGGACGGAGGTTTTCAGGCCGATGCTGCCGAAGCTCCCGCCAAGCCGCTGCCAGTGCTCTATTCGCAGGATCTGGAAGAAACGTTGAGCGCCGTCGAAAACGCCGGCGGCACCATCGTCAAGCCGATCTATTCATTCCCCGGCGGCAGGCGCTTCCATTTTACCGATCCGGCCGGCAATGAAATGGCGGTCTGGGGCGAGTAGCACATTCCCGGTCGAGGCTGGGTTGGCTGCGAAATCGGGCGTCCGACACCACCCTTCATGGCCATTGTGCTTTTTGGCTGCTCTGCTAATAACGCGCCGCACAAGCGACTCGGCTTCTTGGGGCGTCGCCAAGTGGTAAGGCATCGGTTTTTGGTACCGACATTCCCAGGTTCGAATCCTGGCGCCCCAGCCAGTTTCATTTTTTCAACAAGATCAATGACTTGTGGGGATTTCAGTTGCCTAGCGCGAGGCATTCTTAAGACATATGTCTTTTGACGTAGCGTTTGGGCTTGATTTGCATTCTCTGATGGAACCGAAATGGCCCTTCGCGGGTTGATAGCCGACCTGAGAAGCCCAACCCTTAGGTTGTCAAAGAGCCCGCCTTCCCGTCCCCCCGGAACGCGGGCTTTTTCGCGCGCCTGCCTTGCCCGAGGTTAGGGGGGCTAACTGCCAGCTCGATCGCTATGTCATTTGATACGGCCCGTTGAAGCGCAATGACCTTCAGGGCGATCAGCCTGTTTCTGCTCCCGCCAGCCATTCCGAGCGGTACCAGTCGACAAATTTCCGCAACCCATCTTCGATCAAGACGCTCGGCTTGAAGCCGAAATCGCGCTCCAGCGCGGTCATGTCGGCAAAGGTCCGCTCTACATCGCTGCTCTGCATCGGTTCATACTGGCGAATCGCCTTTACACCGAGCAGTCCTTCCAGCGTATCGATGAAGTCGCTGAGCCGCTCCGGCCGGTTGTTGCCGACATTGTAGACCCTGCTCGGCGGGACCTCAGCCAAAGGCGGCTTGTCGAGCACCGCCGTCACGGCCCTTACCACGTCGTCGACGTAGGTGAAGTCCCGCCACATCTCGCCATTGTTGAACACCCGGATCGGCTTGCCCTCAAGCATCGCCCTGGTGAACATCCAATAGGCCATATCGGGCCGGCCCCAAGGACCGTAGACAGTGAAGAACCGCAGGCCGGTCTGCGGAATACCGAAAAGATGAGCGTAGGTATGGCTCATCAATTCATCGGTCTTCTTGGTCGCGGCGTAGAGCGAAACCGGTCGGTCGACCTGATCGGTCTCGCTGAACGGCACCTTGCGGTTGCCGCCATAGACCGAGCTCGACGAGGCATAGACCAGATGTTCGAAGGTCGGCTCGGCGCGACAGAATTCGAGCATCTCGAGATGGCCGACGACATTGGAGCGGACATAGAGCCTGGGATTGTCGAGTGAATGACGCACACCCGCCTGCGCGGCGAGATGGACGACCCTTTTGATGCCTTGGCCCGCCAAAGCCGCACTGAGCGCGCCCTCTTCGGCGATGTCGAGCTGATGAAACGAGAACGCCTTATGCGGCTGAAGACGGGCGAGCCGCCCCTGCTTGAGTGCCAGGTCGTAATAGTCGTTCATGTTGTCGACACCGACGACCGCTTCCCCCCTGTTCAGGAGGTGATGGCAGACATGGCTGCCGATGAACCCAGCGGCTCCGGTGACCAGTACAGGCAACAAGGTTCTCCACGCGCAAGGCCACGTCAGGGTTCCGCAAACGGAACTGACCATTTTCATTTGGTGCTATAGTCGAAAGCCGAAATTGAGGCCACCGGCAGGGCTGACGTTTCAGCTCGCCTCGCGCATCGCCTCGGCCGCCTGCAGGTCGACCGACACCAGCTGGCTGACGCCCTGCTCGGCCATGGTCACCCCGAACAGCCGGTTCATGCGCGCCATGGTGATCGGGTTGTGGGTGATGATGACGAAGCGCGTCTCGGTGGTGGCGGCCATCTCGTCCATCAAATTGCAGAAACGCTCGACATTGTGATCGTCGAGCGGCGCGTCGACTTCATCGAGCACGCAGATCGGCGCCGGGTTGGTCAGGAACACGGCGAAGATCAGCGACATCGCCGTCAAGGCTTGCTCGCCGCCGGAAAGCAGCGTCATCGTCTGCGGTTTCTTGCCGGGCGGGCGGGCCAGGATTTCCAGACCTGCCTCCAAGGGATCATCCGACTCGATCAGTTGCAGTTCGGCGGTACCGCCGCCGAACAGATGCGAGAACAGCCGCTGGAAATGACCATTGACGACGTCGAAGGCGGCGAGCAGCCGTTCGCGGCCTTCGCGGTTCAGGCTCTGGATCGCCTGCCTGAGCTTGCGGATCGCCTCGATGATGTCCTCGCGCTCGGAAACGATGGTCTCCAGCCGGTCGGACAGTTCCTTCTGCTCTTCCTCGGCGCGCAGATTGACGGCGCCCAGCCGTTCGCGCTCGATCTTCAGCCGGTCGAGCTGGCGTTCGATCTCGGCCATTTCGGGCATCGGGCTGTCGGCCTCCAGTCCGGTATGCCGGATGACCAGATGCGGCGGCGTGTTCAGCGTTTCCTGGATGCGCGCCTCGACCTCCAGCCGCCGCTCGTCGGCGGCGGTCAGCCGCTCTTCGGCACGAACGCGGGTTTCGCGCGCCTCGGCCAGCGACTGGATTGCGGATGTCGCCGCCTTGTCCAGCTCGGACTGCCGGTTTTCCGCTTCCTGCAAACGGTCGGCCGCTGCCTGGCGCAGGCTTTCGGCCTCGGCAAGCTGCGACAGCAAAGCGCGCCGCCTGGCGTCGATTTCGTCGGGCGCATCGACCAGCCTTTCGCGCTCGGCTTCGGCCTCGGCCTTGCGTTCACCAAGCGAGGCGATCTGCGTCGATGCGTTTTCGGCGCGCTCCAGCCAGTTGCGGCGCTCGGTGTCGATGGCGTCGAGGCGGCGCATGCGCGCCTCGGCTTCCCGCCTCAACCCTTCATGAACGGCGCGTGCATCGGCTAGCGCGGCACGGTCGCGGGCGACGTTGGCCGAGGACTGTTCGAGCTGCAATTGCAGATCGCCGAGATCGGGCGCGCTTTGCAGCAGCATCTCGGCCTCGGCGAATGCCGCCGTCGCTTCCTCATGGCTGTCGACGATGCGCGCCCGCGCCTCGTCAAGGGCGGCGCGCCGGCTGGACAATTCACCACCGGCCTTTTCCGCGTCGGCCAGCACGTTGCGGGCGGCGTCCAGCCCATGCTGCGCCTCGCGCCCGGCCTGGCGTGCGTTGCGTTCGACCTCGCTCGCCCGGGCAAGCGCCTGCTCGGCGCGGGCAAGAACCTCCTCGGCCTCGCGCAGGATGCGGGTCGCATGGACCGCCTCGGCGTCGAGCTCGGCCAGCCGGTTCTTCTGTGCCAGCCGCTGCGCGGCCGCTGTCGGCGCATCGGCGCTGGCGGTAAAGCCATCCCAGCGCCAGAGCGCGCCTTGGCGGCTGACCAGCCGTTGCCCAGGCGCGAGCAGCGCCTGCAGCCGCCGGCCCTCGCCGGCCTCGACAATGCCTATCTGCGCCAGCCGGCGGGCCAATTGTGCCGGCGCGCGCACGACGCTGGCCAGGCTCTTGATGCCTTCGGGCAGAGTGGCGTCGCCGGGCTTGATTTCGCTTTCACCCCAATGCACCGGTGCGCTGCGATCGAGCGGCACGTCGAGATCTTCGCCAAGTGCCGCACCCAGCGCCGTCTCGTAGCCGCGCTCGACGCTGATCTGTTCGAGAACGGACGGAAACAGGTCGCCGCTCGCTGCATTCAGGATCTTGGCGAGCGTACGCGCCTCGGTCTCGATCCGCGCCAGTTCGGCCTTGGCATCCTGAACCGGCGGACGGGCGGCACTTTCCGCCGCACGCGCTTCCACGACCGCCTGTTCGGCGGCAATCGCGCCAGCCTCGGCGTCTTCGAGCAGCGCCAGCGCCTGTTCGACCAAAAGCCGCTTCTCGACGGGATCGGGCAGGCCGGCGACGCGGGAGACGATGTCTGACAATTCCCGGTCGACATCGGCAAGCTGGCGGGCGAAGCGGTCGCGGCGCTCGGCTGTTTCGCGCAGCGTCCGCTCGATCTGGTTGCGGGAAGCCGCGGCCTCGGCCCGTTCGGCGGTCAGGCCGGCCAATTTCTCTTCACTCAAGGCAAGTGTCGACGCTGCCTGTTCGAAGACTGCCCGGGTGCTGGCCTCGCGCTCGGCAGCGCCGGCATTTTCGGAATTGAGCGTGGCTTCTTCCGTGCGCAGGCGTTCAAGAATATCCGCATTGTCGCGGACCATCCGCTCCTCACGGGCGATGTCGCCGTCAAGCTGCTGCAGCCGGCGGTCGAGTTCGGCCTGGCGGGCGCGGATGCGACCGGCTTCCTCCTCGATCTGCGCCTTGGCAATCGACAGGCGCTGGAAGGCGGCAGCGGCGGCGGCTTCCGCGTCGCGCAGGTCCGGCAACCGATGGGCGCCGATGCCTTGTTCCTTGGCGGCATTCATCTGCGATGCGGCGCGGTCACCCACCAGGGCCGTGGCAATCGCCAGCGCCGAACGCGCCTCGCCTTCCTGCGTCTTGGCCAGCGTCCAGCGCAGATGCAGCAGCGTTGCTTCCGCTTTGCGGATATCGGCCGACAGGTTCTTGAAGCGCGAGGCCTGGCGCGCCTGGCGTTTCAGGCTTTCGATCTGGCTTTCCAGTTCGCCGACGACGTCGTCCAGCCGTTCGAGATTCTGTTCGGCCGCCTTCAGCCGCAGTTCGGCCTCATGGCGGCGTGTGTGCAGGCCGGAGATGCCGGCCGCCTCTTCGAGAAGCGCGCGGCGCGCCTGCGGTTTTGCCTGGATCAGCTCGCCGATGCGGCCCTGACCGACCATCGACGGGGAGCGCGCGCCGGTCGACTGGTCGGCGAAAAGCAACTGCACGTCCTTGGCGCGGGCTTCCTTGCCGTTGATGCGGTAGAGCGAGCCGGCCTCGCGCTCGATGCGGCGCGAAACCTGCAATTCATCGGCATCGTTGAAGGCGGCGGGCGCGGTGCGGTCGCTGTTGTCGAGGAAAAGCGTGACTTCGGCGGTGTTACGGGCCGGACGCGTTCCCGAGCCGGAGAAGATGACGTCGTCCATGCCGGAGGCACGCATGTTCTTGTACGAGCTTTCGCCCATCACCCAGCGCAGCGCCTCGACGAGGTTGGACTTGCCGCAGCCATTGGGCCCGACAATACCCGTCAGGCCGCGTTCGATGACGAACTCGCCGGGTTCGACGAAGGACTTGAAACCAAGGAGGCGAAGGCGCGAAAACCTCATTCGCGCCGCCCCAAAAGTGGGTTCCGCAAAAGTGTTGCGCGGTTTTGCGAAGAGAACCCACGGCAAGACAAAGAGGCGCGCACGCCGAAGCGCAGCCGCTTCGGCGCTGCCGAAACGTCAGAGCAGGGGGTCGATGATGGCCGATATTTCCGCAATCGACAGCGCCCCTTTGTAGGTCTTTCCATTGATGAAGAAGGTCGGCGTCGAGTCGACCTTGAATTCGTCGGAGCCGCGCTTCTGGACCGATCTCACATCGTCCAGAAGTTTCTGGTCCGTCAAGCAGGCCTCGAAGGACTCCTGTGTAAAACCGGCGAGCTTCGAGATTTGCAGCAGCGCGTCCTTGGTATTGTTCACACCCACCCAGTTCGC containing:
- the smc gene encoding chromosome segregation protein SMC codes for the protein MRFSRLRLLGFKSFVEPGEFVIERGLTGIVGPNGCGKSNLVEALRWVMGESSYKNMRASGMDDVIFSGSGTRPARNTAEVTLFLDNSDRTAPAAFNDADELQVSRRIEREAGSLYRINGKEARAKDVQLLFADQSTGARSPSMVGQGRIGELIQAKPQARRALLEEAAGISGLHTRRHEAELRLKAAEQNLERLDDVVGELESQIESLKRQARQASRFKNLSADIRKAEATLLHLRWTLAKTQEGEARSALAIATALVGDRAASQMNAAKEQGIGAHRLPDLRDAEAAAAAAFQRLSIAKAQIEEEAGRIRARQAELDRRLQQLDGDIAREERMVRDNADILERLRTEEATLNSENAGAAEREASTRAVFEQAASTLALSEEKLAGLTAERAEAAASRNQIERTLRETAERRDRFARQLADVDRELSDIVSRVAGLPDPVEKRLLVEQALALLEDAEAGAIAAEQAVVEARAAESAARPPVQDAKAELARIETEARTLAKILNAASGDLFPSVLEQISVERGYETALGAALGEDLDVPLDRSAPVHWGESEIKPGDATLPEGIKSLASVVRAPAQLARRLAQIGIVEAGEGRRLQALLAPGQRLVSRQGALWRWDGFTASADAPTAAAQRLAQKNRLAELDAEAVHATRILREAEEVLARAEQALARASEVERNARQAGREAQHGLDAARNVLADAEKAGGELSSRRAALDEARARIVDSHEEATAAFAEAEMLLQSAPDLGDLQLQLEQSSANVARDRAALADARAVHEGLRREAEARMRRLDAIDTERRNWLERAENASTQIASLGERKAEAEAERERLVDAPDEIDARRRALLSQLAEAESLRQAAADRLQEAENRQSELDKAATSAIQSLAEARETRVRAEERLTAADERRLEVEARIQETLNTPPHLVIRHTGLEADSPMPEMAEIERQLDRLKIERERLGAVNLRAEEEQKELSDRLETIVSEREDIIEAIRKLRQAIQSLNREGRERLLAAFDVVNGHFQRLFSHLFGGGTAELQLIESDDPLEAGLEILARPPGKKPQTMTLLSGGEQALTAMSLIFAVFLTNPAPICVLDEVDAPLDDHNVERFCNLMDEMAATTETRFVIITHNPITMARMNRLFGVTMAEQGVSQLVSVDLQAAEAMREAS
- a CDS encoding polysaccharide deacetylase family protein; this encodes MRLFQKHLCAIVMSIWAVSSTHATPLVEPTLHIKPEAGSGRVALTLDACGGQTDTRILSALVENKIPATIFVTGIWLKRNAAAVEIMRAHPDLFELENHGGHHVPAVDTPQKIYGIRSAGSPSAVLAEVESGAAALTGTGEPAPRWFRGATAEYSPSAIAMIRKLGFKIAGFSVNGDGGSLLGAKETARRIAAAKDGDVIIAHINQPTHAAGKGVVQGLLALKTKGLTFVRLDDADGIGNDGTTD
- a CDS encoding glycosyltransferase family 9 protein, which gives rise to MLQISSTTFRSILILQTKFIGDIVLASALSKNLQLEYPGARIVFLCEARLANFVIAHGIASDVVTFRRARMRGSPLERGSELYAMVRKLRSFRFDLTIDLTDSKTSRIIAGLVNAKTRVGFDPPERPLRWLERQPANLPAKPFGFGERHYLYRYLSPLEALGVDLRVRAPFIRPLPLETARALALLSKHHLRRNAFIAVHAGASFRGRRWQPERFAAAIDEISRETGLDFVLVGGPDERKPAEQIVARTVSPVVDLVGALSLETLLALLKQARLFLGNESGPMHMAAAAGTPVVGLFGLTSPTSWGPVGVPSIALQPAMPCDCVASDLCRWPDPSKACCVWRLEVEPVVAAVREILSRTQMDVKHAI
- a CDS encoding NAD-dependent epimerase/dehydratase family protein, with the translated sequence MPVLVTGAAGFIGSHVCHHLLNRGEAVVGVDNMNDYYDLALKQGRLARLQPHKAFSFHQLDIAEEGALSAALAGQGIKRVVHLAAQAGVRHSLDNPRLYVRSNVVGHLEMLEFCRAEPTFEHLVYASSSSVYGGNRKVPFSETDQVDRPVSLYAATKKTDELMSHTYAHLFGIPQTGLRFFTVYGPWGRPDMAYWMFTRAMLEGKPIRVFNNGEMWRDFTYVDDVVRAVTAVLDKPPLAEVPPSRVYNVGNNRPERLSDFIDTLEGLLGVKAIRQYEPMQSSDVERTFADMTALERDFGFKPSVLIEDGLRKFVDWYRSEWLAGAETG
- a CDS encoding VOC family protein, producing MKLTGKLDYLELPATGGTLDTLKAFYSAAFSWSFTDYGPTYSAFAEGLDGGFQADAAEAPAKPLPVLYSQDLEETLSAVENAGGTIVKPIYSFPGGRRFHFTDPAGNEMAVWGE
- the ppdK gene encoding pyruvate, phosphate dikinase, coding for MTKWVYTFGDGAAEGRAGDRNLLGGKGANLAEMCSLGLPVPPGFTITTEVCNAYYANARAYPAPLEADVAVALDHIGRLTGRRFGDPSKLLLVSVRSGARASMPGMMDTVLNLGLNDETVEALAADSGDARFAYDSYRRFIQMYSDVVMGLDHEVFEEILEDQKGGLGHELDTELTAIEWQGVIALYKAKVEEELGKPFPQDPHEQLWGAIGAVFSSWMNNRAITYRRLHDIPESWGTAVNVQAMVFGNMGDTSATGVAFTRNPSTGEKMLYGEFLVNAQGEDVVAGIRTPQNITEAARIAAGSDKPSLQKLMPDAFQSFVTISDRLEQHYRDMQDLEFTIERGKLWMLQTRSGKRTAKAALKIAVEMARDKLITKEEAVARIDPASLDQLLHPTIDPKAARDVIGIGLPASPGAATGEIVFSSGDAEELKTQGRKAILVRIETSPEDIHGMHASEGILTTRGGMTSHAAVVARGMGKPCVSGAGSLRVDYKAGTLMAMGSTFRKGDIITIDGSNGQVLKGAVSMLQPELSGDFAAIMEWADAVRRMKVRTNAETPLDARMARSFGAEGIGLCRTEHMFFDGDRIVAMREMILADTEKDRRTALAKLLPMQRSDFLELFEIMAGLPVTIRLLDPPLHEFLPKTEEEVAEVAAAMNVSPDKLRQRTEALHEFNPMLGHRGCRLAVSYPEIAEMQARAIFEAAVEAGKKAGALVVPEIMVPLVGLEKELDYVKARIDAVAKSVMEETGVKIDYLTGTMIELPRAAIRAHVIAESAEFFSFGTNDLTQTTFGISRDDAASFLETYRQKGIIEQDPFVSLDIEGVGELVRMAAQKGRATRPDIKLGICGEHGGDPASIRFCEEVGLDYVSCSPYRVPIARLAAAQAAVQAAKADAQKTL